The Leptospira sp. WS60.C2 genome includes the window ATTTACATATCCTTGTCGATGAAAATCGATTACGGCAAGTATTGAATAATTTAATCAGTAACTCTCTAAAATTTACTCCAAGTGGAATCATAACATTAGCTGTAAAGTTGGATCTAAGTCGTAAGTTCTTAGAATTTTGCGTGCATGATACTGGCATTGGAATATCAGAGGAAAATATAAAAAGGTTATTTGATCGGTTTGTTCAGTTAGAAGATGCTCGTACCAAACGTTTTGAAGGCGCCGGTTTGGGGTTGTATATCTCAAAACAGTTGGTGAACTTAATGGGAGGTGATATTCATGTCGATAGTATTTTAAATATTGGTTCTACATTCAAGTTTACTATTCCGTTTCAACAAGTTGAGGTTCCAGTAGAAACAATCAAGCGGATTGAATCTCCCGAAACATTCAATTTAAAACTTATTAATGTTTTAGTAGCCGAAGACAATATTCTAAATCAAAAATTCGTTAGAAAAGTATTAGAGAAGGAAAAAGTCAATGTGACCATTGCCTCAAATGGAAAAGAGACAATCCAACTTTTGGATGCTTCGCTTGAAAACGATGAATTGAGATATGATCTAATTTTGATGGATATTCAGATGCCTGAGTTGGATGGATTGGAGACTACAAAAAGAATTCGAAAACGAAGAGATGAGTACCAAAATATACCGATTATAGCGTTAACAGCAAACAATATGGATTCGCAAATTCAGGAATACTTGCAAAGTGGGATGGATGATTGTGTAAAAAAGCCAATTATCCTATCAGAATTGCTACATTCCATCTATAAAATCTTTTCAAAGACAAACGATTCTAAACTGTAACGGAACAACGAAATCCTCTGACAGCATAATAAGATTCTGCTCCATTGTGATAAACAAATACGGTTTTATACCGATAGTCGCAAAACAAAGCACCACCTAATTTCCGTATACTGCTTGGAGTTTCGATCCAACTTGAAGTTTTTTGATCGAATTCACCTAAGGTTTGTAAAAAACGATATTCGTTCTCATTCAATAGTTTTGCACCCATAGAATTTGCAAATGCAACAGCACTATTTAGGGGTTTGTGTTCTTTTCTAGATTGAAGTGCCTCGTTATCATAACAAAAACTCCTTCTGCCTAATGGTGATTCGATGGAACAGTCGAAAAAAGTAATCGTATTTTGTTTTTTATCAAAAAGAACCACATCAGGTTCACCACCCGACTCTTCCATTTTGAGAAGAGTTTTGACTTTATCAGGATTGGATTGTAGTCTCTCGAATACACTTTCCCATTTTAAACCCTTATGACGATTGGGATGACTTTCAAAACGTTCTTTTAAAATTGAAAAAAGATTGTTTTGAAAATCCAAATTACTTTTGTTTTTCGAAGGACTCGACTTTTTCATAGTAAATTCCGTTTTAAATTTTGATGTAAATTTGATTCAGTCTGGATGCTTTTAGATTCAATTGGTTCAGATATCTTAGTTTTTGTTTCAACGTTGATTTCTTTGATTGTCCATCCTTCATAACTTTTTAAAAAAAATAAATGTACGATTTCATCTCCTAGTTTGCATTTAAGGTATTTACCAAAAATCATTTCGTTTTTGTTCTTTAAATCGACAGACTCAAGGATATCTTTGCTTTCCAAGTTTGTAATCGCAAATGGATGGTGCATGATACGATGAGATATTTGATTTTTCGAATTTAAAAAATGAATTGGATTTCCAATGATTTTGAATTCTTTGTTCTCACCCTCTTTCAATATAAAGTTTTGATCTAAAATACTGACTATTCTATATAAATTTTTACTTTGTAAACTTTTGAAGATAAGTTCAATATCTAAACTGTCTTCAACAGATGCACTGCCATTATAAGATAATTTGATGCTTGATACTTTTTGATTTAAGATCTCAATACTAAAATTTCTTGAAGTATTATAGGAATAGTATTGGATTTCTTTTAATTCTTGTTTTGTTTCTTCATCAAAAGCATTCCGAATTTCATCGGGATTTCCAAATGTAGAAATTACTTTTTCTGCATTGTCTCCTAAATTGATCTCACCAAGTCCAAAGTATTTTGGATTTTTGATTCCCTGGATTTGAATGGCCCAAACTAAATCAGGTCTTTGGTTCTCTGATTCAACAACCAAAATATGTTCATCCAATTTATAGGCATCATAACTATATCCGTCTTCGAAAATGTGTGATTTAAATGGTTTCCCATACATTTCGGAAACAAGACTTCTTTTTTGACCGAGTTTGATTCCATACATCATAAAGAGTTTGGATTCTCCAAAAATAGAAAAGGGAAGTGCTAAAGACGCGATAGTAAAAAGGAAAAAGAATTTTTCTTTCATGTTTTTTTATTTTAGTGATCCTTAAGATTTTCTTAAAATTATTTCTTTTGATTTTTTGAATGAGAGGGGATATACAGATGCAAAATTCATCTTTGCCCGCTTTTCATACTTTGTTTTTTGC containing:
- a CDS encoding DUF4256 domain-containing protein, giving the protein MKKSSPSKNKSNLDFQNNLFSILKERFESHPNRHKGLKWESVFERLQSNPDKVKTLLKMEESGGEPDVVLFDKKQNTITFFDCSIESPLGRRSFCYDNEALQSRKEHKPLNSAVAFANSMGAKLLNENEYRFLQTLGEFDQKTSSWIETPSSIRKLGGALFCDYRYKTVFVYHNGAESYYAVRGFRCSVTV